TTCAGCGGAACCGCTACAACATTGCTCAGTTTTGCAGAGACATCGATGAAAGGAGAGGATAGTCTGACATTGGAAACCACATCCCCCTCTCTGTTTACCGCCACTGCTCTGGTCTGTACGGTAACTCCATCAGCAGTCAGCTTGACCGTATTCACATCAGCTTGGATATGAGATACTGCTCCCACTTCTGATTTTGCACCTGAAACGAGAATTTCCTCGGGCTGAGTTGTGACCTGACCCGCTTCGATTCCATTTTCAAACTGACCGATAAAATTAACCTGAATCGGTTTTGCAACTTCCACTCGTTCTTCGATCACAACGTTGATCTTGATGGGCTTGATATCCAGTATGGTAACACCCTCAGGCGCAGTAACTGTCACCGGAATGTAGTTTTTGCCCATGCTGTAGCCAAACAAATCGGCGTTGGCAATAAGGTCAGCAGCACTGATACTGGAGAGTTCCGACTTTTTAGCCTGAACCTTTACATCAACGGTATATTCAGCCTCTCCCGAAAGGGCGAGACCTCTGGCAGTAAGGCTCTCTTCGTTGAGCAGCTGCACTGTAACATCAGAGATTGTCTTTGACTGCATGGGGTTTTCTGTCTGTATTACATAAACCCAGAGCGCAAGTGCGAGTACTACCGATATAATTTTGTAAAAGGTATTATTATTCAGCATTCCTGCGCCTCCTGATTTTGTCGATAAAAGGGACTTTAACCTTTTCCGCCGGAATCTGAGTCAAATAGATATTCAGCAGCGTTTTTTCCACTGTTTTAATATCCAGAAATCTGGAGAGCTTGCCGTCTACCGCAATGGAAATAATTCCAGTTTCCTCGGAAACGATGATGGAGATCGCATCAGAGTTTTCAGTGATACCGATACCCGCCCGGTGTCTGGTGCCCAAATCTTTGCTGAGCGTTTTACTTTGGGTCAGCGGCAGGACACATCCCGCAGCCAAAACTCTATCTCCCCTGACAATAACCGCACCATCATGAAGCGGCGCCCCTTCGTAAAAGAGGTTCCCCAGCAGTTCTGTAGAAATCTCTGCATTGACCTTTGTTCCTGTTTCTGCGATATCATTCAACGTGGTTTCCCGTTCCATAATGATCAACGCACCGATTTTATTGGTCGAAAAATAATCCACTGCCTTGATAATGGCAGCGGTAAGAACCTTTACTCTTTCCTTATCCATCTGTG
This genomic window from Clostridiales bacterium contains:
- a CDS encoding TIGR00159 family protein, with translation MSEIFNSIISGVGITDVIDVAIVAFVIYKVLGFIRETRALQLVRGLLVLVLITILSEQFNFYTLNWILRNTLQLGVIALVIVFQPELRRALEYVGRSKFITPQFAQMDKERVKVLTAAIIKAVDYFSTNKIGALIIMERETTLNDIAETGTKVNAEISTELLGNLFYEGAPLHDGAVIVRGDRVLAAGCVLPLTQSKTLSKDLGTRHRAGIGITENSDAISIIVSEETGIISIAVDGKLSRFLDIKTVEKTLLNIYLTQIPAEKVKVPFIDKIRRRRNAE